The following coding sequences lie in one Anticarsia gemmatalis isolate Benzon Research Colony breed Stoneville strain chromosome 16, ilAntGemm2 primary, whole genome shotgun sequence genomic window:
- the LOC142979496 gene encoding uncharacterized protein LOC142979496, giving the protein MADDNTIIEGTVKFRDGKKWKSRWCVMRKLSPVADCVHLQLYRDSKARCGGAASKASLSLQHYLGSEAGFTLDKHSNTLALVCRDLVAILAFETRERLIQWQVKVSAHLGEPRHYLVLVGGAGAAGGAAGGNKRLPAGPARLHLHERRLALTAGVPPRLLGIWEIAHLRRYGVVEGRFCFEGGSHCGKGEGLHVLITDQAQEITRDFDLASQGRLSPRRRPNNFKRNESVDSPKSHKAYRPDTRLSELNTIDHSLPPMDFQHYDEACGGEEAGAISPYWPSTERSQFQDMGLGDTASVHEGETTDNAAWGGGVGNVTLERCMSCISKLGAMSRSSTAALTPGAKHFSPAWTMEPVHESAPEPVAQCDSLPSSATDKTEVCRCPERPDRPPDRPPKPTRLDLNLNKRPVLCSCAHTAPADDKSSRVGPYENYDVPKLPSAEVEGEYYDTPKRLKECLNSELFKVTKSSTSNSVILKKPCGCLLKFGKRRREPTIIDSEENFQPANCPCQRVTDWANNWIKLPYCRKNTVSSDNLVPNKENVMPNTSDRSALYATIDLSRKTRRKSQVCDRHDDSTNCEFARNGNGARSIEIDDGPLANYENLSFALSLEHYENAKDLLKKAGVTQKELDAISANLKPVTFASANGNSLCTKCGHPQKPRERQNREALTVSTSDDYLMMEPNVMETSKLEQSKPPPSGYTPMSPIGGFAFHTMKHPARSPINRLLEEKSASNPTLCGPEDTRRTESRESGEESRPQRSSTERIERIEYRKRSSSADSSRFLEDVKEFEGSVGSHGSNSSIETLRNIALDDRAPTPCDCTADNKHSDADSSEASKGARSKGMVPAKRSSSVPSKAGGNRDSSSSNDSGVSSCSLRRTGELPEFELPLTTSATRRHYRSARRAAACIHTSLPRRSKSTDPLRDFATMQRVRVPAKSSSAEAEVPVLTVKPLRSVMDTHSTSSGTSDMSDYIETLSICSSHSSTDTPVTMRVMRQTTSTLRPRSGKEYQNLDPRLTSVYRAPHPHSHPHPHHVHHYSNLP; this is encoded by the exons ACTGCGTGCACCTGCAGCTGTACCGCGACTCGAAGGCGCGGTGCGGCGGCGCGGCGAGCAAGGCGTCGCTGTCGCTGCAGCACTACCTCGGCAGCGAGGCGGGCTTCACGCTCGACAAGCACTCCAACACGCTGGCGCTCGTGTGCCGCGACCTCGTCGCCATCCTCGCCTTCGAGACCCGCGAGAGACTCATCCAGTGGCAG GTGAAGGTGAGCGCGCACCTCGGCGAGCCGCGCCACTACCTGGTGCTggtgggcggcgcgggcgcggcgggcggcgcggcgggcggcaaCAAGCGGCTGCCGGCCGGGCCCGCGCGCCTGCACCTGCACGAGCGCCGCCTCGCGCTCACCGCCGGCGTGCCGCCGCGGCTGCTCGGCATCTGGGAGATCGCGCACCTCAG ACGTTATGGCGTGGTGGAGGGACGGTTTTGCTTCGAAGGTGGCTCGCACTGTGGCAAGGGTGAGGGGCTGCACGTGCTCATCACGGACCAGGCGCAAGAAATAACGCGCGACTTCGACCTCGCCTCGCAGGGACGACTCTCGCCCAGGAGACGACCTAATAACTTTAAGAGAAATGAAA GCGTGGATAGCCCTAAATCACACAAAGCGTACCGGCCAGACACGCGGCTCTCAGAGCTGAACACGATCGATCACTCGCTGCCTCCCATGGACTTCCAGCACTACGACGAAGCGTGCGGCGGCGAGGAGGCCGGAGCTATCTCACCGTACTGGCCCTCAACAGAGCGAAGTCAATTTCAAGACATGGGTCTGGGAGACACTGCGTCCGTCCACGAGGGCGAGACGACTGACAATGCAGCGTGGGGAGGGGGGGTCGGTAACGTGACGCTCGAGAGGTGTATGAGCTGTATCTCTAAACTGGGGGCTATGTCGAGGTCATCGACCGCGGCGCTGACTCCCGGCGCCAAGCACTTCAGTCCCGCGTGGACCATGGAGCCGGTCCACGAGAGTGCGCCGGAGCCCGTCGCTCAATGTGATAGTTTACCTTCTAGTGCAACCGATAAGACTGAGGTGTGTCGCTGTCCCGAGCGACCGGACCGGCCCCCCGACAGACCCCCCAAGCCCACCAGGCTCGACCTCAACCTCAACAAGAGACCTGTGCTCTGCAGCTGCGCGCACACCGCGCCCGCCGACGACAAGTCCAGTAGAGTGGGACCCTATGAAAACTATGACGTGCCAAAACTACCATCAGCCGAG GTTGAAGGGGAGTACTACGACACACCGAAGCGACTTAAAGAGTGTCTCAATAGCGAATTATTCAAAGTTACCAAAAGTTCGACATCAAACTCTGTCATTTTAAAAAAGCCCTGCGGTTGTTTACTAAAGTTTGGCAAGAGACGAAGAGAGCCGACGATCATCGACTCGGAGGAGAACTTCCAGCCGGCAAACTGTCCCTGTCAGCGCGTCACGGACTGGGCGAACAATTGGATCAAACTGCCGTACTGCAGGAAAAACACCGTGTCCAGCGATAACTTAGTGCCGAACAAAGAGAACGTGATGCCGAACACCAGTGATCGAAGCGCGCTCTACGCCACTATTGATCTCTCGCGGAAGACGCGGAGAAAATCCCAAGTGTGTGACCGACACGACGACTCAACAAACTGTGAGTTCGCGCGGAACGGTAACGGCGCACGTTCTATAGAGATTGATGACGGCCCCCTCGCCAACTATGAGAACCTTAGTTTTGCTCTATCTTTAGAACATTACGAAAACGCTAAAGATCTACTTAAAAAGGCAGGAGTTACTCAGAAAGAATTAGACGCAATCAGTGCAAACCTTAAACCGGTTACTTTCGCGAGTGCTAACGGAAATAGTTTATGTACAAAGTGTGGACATCCGCAGAAACCGCGAGAGAGACAAAACCGTGAAGCGCTGACTGTCAGCACGAGTGATGATTACCTGATGATGGAGCCGAATGTCATGGAAACTAGTAAATTAGAGCAAAGCAAGCCGCCACCGTCAGGTTATACGCCGATGTCACCGATCGGTGGGTTCGCGTTCCACACCATGAAACATCCCGCGCGCAGTCCGATCAATAGGTTACTGGAAGAGAAGTCGGCGAGTAACCCGACTCTGTGCGGCCCTGAAGATACTCGCCGGACGGAGAGCCGCGAGTCTGGGGAGGAGAGCCGGCCGCAGCGCTCCTCCACTGAACGTATTGAGAGGATCGAGTACAGGAAGCGCTCGAGCTCGGCCGACTCTTCCCGCTTTCTCGAAGACGTCAAAGAGTTCGAAGGTAGCGTCGGTAGCCACGGCTCCAACTCGTCCATCGAAACATTACGGAACATCGCCCTCGACGACCGAGCGCCGACGCCTTGCGATTGTACCGCCGATAACAAACATTCGGACGCCGATAGTTCAGAAGCATCGAAGGGCGCTCGAAGTAAAGGTATGGTCCCCGCCAAGCGGTCGTCGTCGGTGCCGAGCAAGGCTGGCGGTAACAGAGACTCGTCATCATCTAATGACTCCGGGGTGTCGAGTTGTTCTCTGCGTCGAACCGGTGAACTTCCTGAATTCGAGTTACCATTGACGACGTCGGCAACCCGACGTCACTACCGCAGCGCTCGCCGTGCCGCCGCCTGCATACATACGTCTCTGCCTCGTCGTTCTAAGTCCACGGATCCACTGCGAGACTTCGCGACCATGCAGCGCGTGCGGGTTCCTGCCAAGTCATCGTCAGCCGAGGCCGAGGTGCCAGTGCTGACAGTGAAACCGCTCCGAA GTGTGATGGACACGCACAGCACGTCGAGCGGCACGTCCGACATGTCGGACTACATCGAGACGTTGTCGATATGCTCCTCACATTCTTCCACGGACACGCCGGTCACTATGAG AGTGATGCGGCAGACGACGAGCACGCTGCGGCCGCGCTCCGGCAAGGAGTACCAGAACCTGGACCCGCGCCTCACGTCCGTGTACCGCGCGCCGCACCCGCACTCGCACCCACACCCGCACCACGTGCATCACTACTCCAACTTACCGTAG